The DNA sequence GAAGGTGATTTAGTTTTAGATGCTTTTTGTGGTAGTGGCACAACTTGTGTCGCCGCTAAATCTTTGCATCGTAATTTTATTGGCATTGATATATCAGAAGATGCGATCGCACTTACTCAAAAAAGATTAAATGAGATGATTATAACTAATTCTAAACTTTTGGAAAAAGGAAAAACAAGTTATATAGAAAAATCAGAAGACGAATTATTTTTATTAAAAAGTATTAATGCGATTCCTGTACAAAGAAATAATGGAATTGATGGTTTTTTGAAGAGACAATTTAATGAGAAACCTATCCCAGTTAGAATACAAAAAAAAGATGAAACTTTAGAGGATGCGATCGCATCTATTAATAATTCAGAACAAGCAAAAAAAAGTGATTTAAAAATAGTAATTCAAACTAATAACTATCATCAGTTATTTCCTTTAGAAGATGAAAAAATCATTGTTATTAAATCTCCTGAGTTGTTGATTAATGAAGAGTTACAAAAAGTGAATAGGATAGTTTATAATAAATCAAATTAAATTTATATCTTAGGTATTAAAATATAAATAACTACCATGAATCAAAAACAAAACCATTTATTAATGGCTGAATATAACAGTTGGATGAATGAAAAAATTTACAGTATATGTAAACAAATCACCCATGAAAAACTACATCAAAATTTAGGGGCTTTTTTTCTTTCTATTATTGGCACTTTAAATCATATTTTAGTAGCTGATATTATTTGGCTAAAAAGATTTTCTGAGCATCCTAAAAATTATTCTAGTCTTGACTATATAAGAAATATCAAAAAACCTCATTCTCTAAATCAAATAATCTACGATCACATTGAAGATTTAGCCTTAGAACGAGAAAAAATTGATCAAATAATCAAGGACTTTATTTCAGAAATTACAGAGGAAGATTTAGAAAATAGTTTTAGTTATAAAAATATGAAAGGAGACCATTTTAATAAAAAATTTTCTTATATTATCCTGCATTTTTTCAATCATCAAACTCATCATCGAGGACAAATTAGTACTTTATTATCACAATTAAATCTTGAGCTTGGTATCACTGATTTATTAGTTTTAATCCCATCTTTTGATTTAACTTCTTAATCAAGATAAATTAGGTGATTTTCGGTGCTAAAGTATAATAGGACACATTTTTTATGATTTGGATAAAGTATGGATGCGATCGAAGTTAAAGGTATTCGCAGTTATGGTTATACAGGGTTATTTCCCGAAGAAAGAAGTTTAGGACAATGGTTTGAGGTAGATTTAACTCTATGGGTGGACTTACAACCTTCTGCAAAAAGCGATGATATAAAAGATACATTAGATTATCGTCAAGCCATCACCATTGTTAAGCATATTATCAAAACAGCTAAGTTTGCGTTAGTAGAAAAATTAGCCGAGGTTATTGCTCAAGATTTATTGGAGATGGAAAAAGTAAATCAAGTTAGGGTAAAACTATCTAAGCCAAATCCCCCCATTCCCGACTTTGACGGTTCAATTACTATTGATATTACTCGCTCAAAATAAGAAGCAAAAGTGTTTAATTAAATTCTCCTTAATGCCT is a window from the Cyanobacterium sp. Dongsha4 genome containing:
- a CDS encoding DinB family protein, whose protein sequence is MNQKQNHLLMAEYNSWMNEKIYSICKQITHEKLHQNLGAFFLSIIGTLNHILVADIIWLKRFSEHPKNYSSLDYIRNIKKPHSLNQIIYDHIEDLALEREKIDQIIKDFISEITEEDLENSFSYKNMKGDHFNKKFSYIILHFFNHQTHHRGQISTLLSQLNLELGITDLLVLIPSFDLTS
- the folB gene encoding dihydroneopterin aldolase translates to MDAIEVKGIRSYGYTGLFPEERSLGQWFEVDLTLWVDLQPSAKSDDIKDTLDYRQAITIVKHIIKTAKFALVEKLAEVIAQDLLEMEKVNQVRVKLSKPNPPIPDFDGSITIDITRSK